The Halobacillus ihumii genomic sequence TTCTGGTTTAATCTCTCGTGAAGCATTAGTTAAATCAACTTCACCGCGAGTAGCCTTTTTGAATCCTCCACCGGTCCCTGAAGCGTTAACGGTTGGTGACGTTTCGGGATGCTCCTTTTGGTATTGATACGTTAATGCTTCCATGATAGGAAAGACTGTAGAAGATCCGTCGATTGTAATCGGTCCAGATACTGTTGATCCCTCGCCGGAACTACTTTCACCATTTGCACTGTCCTCAGATCCACATGCTGCCAGCGCTCCAATAATCAAAACAAAAGCTGCTAACAATGCTGCCTGTTTAATTCTTTTCATTTCTTCTCCCCCTAGTCATTCTGAAATGATATGGAGCCAGCTTAACCAGCTCTCACTTTGTATACTAGGACTATATATTTAAGGCGATATGAAATGGATGTTAAGGTTTTGTAAATTAGTGCAGAAAATTGTATAAAAAAATGATGCACAAATGTGCATCATTCCTTTTCTTGCGAAAGAAGGTTTTTATCAATTCCCTCTTCGGCCCGTTGCTCTTTTATTTCAAAATAAGCATCTAAAATCCTTCGTCCAATTTTATAGTTAATCGGAGTGTTTGCTTCATTACCGACATATGGAACCATGACAGAAAATGCGACTTCCGGATCATTGTAAGGAGCATAACCTACCAGAGCTAAGTTTTCTGTATTTACTACCTTCGTATCTTCTCCCCCATTAATGGGAATATATTTAGCCGTTTCGGCAGTTCCTGATTTACCGGCTGCATTGTAATCAACATTACGAAAATGACTATAAGCTGTTCCACCAGGAAGAAATACTTCTCTAAACCCTCGCTGGACACGTCCAATATTATCCTCGTTCATTTCGAGCGTATTTAATACAGTAGGATCGTATTCTTTATAAATTTCTCCTAAGCCTTCGCCGACACGGCTAGGGTTGTGTATTTCACTGACTAATCGCGGCTTTAAGCGTTTGCCGCCATTGGCGATTGTTGATACATACTGATTAAGCTGCATAGCTGTATAGGTGCTATACTGTCCGATTGCAAAGTCAAGAATGTTACCAGGACCGGGATTATCGCCTTTAAATCCAGTCGCTTCAAACGGAAGATCTATCCCTGTTTCTACACCTAATCCAAATTGCTGGAAGTTATATAAAAACGTCTGGAACGTATCATCCTGCAAGTCTAAAGGGGCATTTCTCTCATAGTGAGCGCCGCCCAACCAAATAGCAATAAAAAACATATACACGTTGGAAGACTCTTTTAAAGCAGATAAATAATTTACAGGTCCAAGTGTAGAATAAGAACTCTTCTCGTCTGTTCCTTTAATTTTTAATGGACGGTCATAAACGGTTGTGGAAGGTGAGATAACACCTTCGTTAAAACCAGTCAGCACCGTCGCTCCTTTGACCGTTGAACCGGGAGCGTAGGCATTATAGACAGCCATATGTGACCAATCCGATACCAATTCTTCACCGGCTTCACGGTCATGATTGTAATGCTGGCCGGAAATAGCGAGAATTTCTCCTGTCATCGGGTCAGACATGACAACAATGGCATTTTCTAAGTATCGATTTTCATAGGGAGCCTGCTGAACAGCTGAAATTAGCTCTTCTTTTACGATCTGATCTACTTTACGCTGCAGCTCCATATCAATAGTCAACACAAGATCTTTCCCGCGGGATCCTTGTCTGACTACTTTAGAGTCAACAATATTATTACTGCTGTCAGTCGTGTATTGTACCTTTTCTTTTACACCGCGAAGCACTTCTTCATACTGTTGTTCAAGACCACTGACTCCTACTCGGTCATTTCTACTATAATCCAGTGACATGTAATATTCTAACCGTTCGCGAGGAACTCCTTGTTCTCGACTGGTGATGTCCCCTACATAATTTTTAAATGTATTGCCAAACGGATACTCTCTTTCCCAATCAGAAGTCACATTAATGCCCGGAAGTTCTGACAGATGCTCCGCCACAGTCGAATATTCTTTTTGAGAAATATTTTCATTTTTTATAACATGAGGAGCTAAAGCATAGGCCTTATCCAATTCCTTTTTAATCGCAATAATTTCTTTCGTTTGATCATCGTAAGAGTTTACTTCTTCTTCTTTTATACTGTCTAACTGAAGTTGATACACTTCTCCATTATCAAGTCCTTTTGCTTCTTCTTCCGTTACTCGTTTGCGTATCTCTTCTTCATTTTCCAGAAAAAAGTACTCTTTTAAATCGCGTGTAGTCAATACATCTTCAAATTCCATATCCATGTATTTTGCTAGCTTTTTCGCAAGCTTTAGTTTGTCTTCAGACTGAACACCTTTCGGCGGTGTATATGTAATCGAATAGAGTGGTTCATTTACGACAATTGGCCGGCCAAAACGGTCATACATTTCTCCCCTAGGTACTGGAATCGTAGTCGTTGTGTTTTCCGTGCGATTAACTTTTTCTTGTGCTGCTTCCCCCGTTAGTATTTGAACAACTCCAAGCTGTAGTATTAAAGTAGCAAATAATAAGAAAACAACAAAAAAGATAATATTTAAACGGAAAGGGACATGTGATTTTTTCTTTTTCTTCCCCATATTTGTATTCCTCTCCCCTTACTAACAATGTTCCATATTATAGTATATCACTTATACCTGCACCAGAATAGTCGAAGCAAGGAAGAAAAAGTTTCATTCCTGGACAAATTTCATTTTTTTCAAGTTAATATCTTTAATAAAGAAATAGACGAGTAAATGGCCGGCACCTACAATTAAGAGAATGTATGGTATTCCAGTTTCCGGGGGAATGATCATAATGGCCAGTAAAAAAGTAAGAATCGATAAAACTCGTCCTCCATCCAGGAATATTTCTCTTACCACGATGTATTCGATCCTCATTTCCCCTGCGTTCCAGGACTTCCCTATAACATCGTAAGTCAAAGAAACATACGGAACGTAAAAAAACGGAAAGAAAATACCAGCAATAGCGCCATAAAGAAGGAGCAGCCCGAGACTGTCACTAATGATTAGCAAAAACACAGAAAGCGACAAGGCTAACCCTGCAAAAAATATTGCCTTTTTTCTGTATCTCGGCCTTACCCATTTACCTACTAAAAAGAAAAACAAAAATGAAAATCCCGAGTAAACCAAGTTAAAGACACCGAGCGAAAATTCACTTTTTGTTAAAAGGAAAATCCAAATTGATACAGCAAATAAGAAGGTCCCTTCTCGAAAACCCTGGGATACATGTGCTTGTAAAATGCGGTTCCAACTATCATTATTTTTTCTTTCATCCATGATTCTTCTGAATGAAAAGTTTCCCTTCGCCTTTCGCCTCGATAATCCAAAACTTACCATAACCGCAACGATGAACAAGGTAAACGAAATACCAAAAATCACTGTGTATCCTGTAAAGTTATCTAACCTTGAGATAACAAATCCAGCAAAAAGCGGCCCTGTCATCCCTCCAAATGATTGAAGTATCCCTAGAAATCCATTAAAGAAATCCCTGGTGTCCGGCTCTGTGATTTCGAATGTCAATACATTAAAGGCTAACCAGTAAAACCCATATCCTACGCCAAGCAGTGAGCCCAGAAACAAATTATACGACGCGGCATGTTCCCCTATTATTAGTACCATTAGAAAAAATAAAGAGAGAACGGTTACTCCCGCTCTCAAAACGATGACCCGATCTATCCGTTTTGTCCACTTTCCAGCCACAATAAAAGTTAAAGGCTGCATAATATATATACACAAATTATAAAGCGCAATCTCAGAATAACTGTTCGATTGTTTCCACAAGTATATATTAACAAACGTACTCGACAGAAAAATCCCAAGAGAATACAGACCACCAATTAACAATAAAAGGAGTAGATCTCTTGATACATTCTCTTGGTTCAGCCAAGTCTTCAGCATTCTCATCATAGTCGTATATCTCCTTTACATTCTGCTCTTAGTGTTGGCAGAACAGAGGCAGATATACAAAAAAAGAGCGTCACGGAAATTACCGTGACGCTCTTTTTGAAGTTGAATTATTTAGCTGCTTCGAAACGCTTCGCTACTTCATCCCAGTTTACTACGTTCCAGAATGCTGCAACATAGTCAGGACGACGGTTTTGATAATTTAGGTAGTAAGCATGCTCCCAAACATCAAGACCAAGGATTGGAGTTTTACCTTCCATGATTGGAGAATCCTGGTTAAGTGTATCAATGACTTCAAGCTCGCCATTATTTACAACAAGCCAAGCCCAACCTGAACCAAAACGACCTTTTGCAGTTGCTTCAAATTTTTCTTTAAACTCGTCAAAGCTACCGAAAGTATCGTTAATTTTCGTAGCAACTTCACCAGTTGGCTCACCGCCGCCATTTGGAGAAAGAACAGTCCAGAACAAGCTATGGTTTGCGTGCCCACCACCATTGCGGCGAACGGCAGTACGAATATCTTCTGGTACAGCTGAAAGATTATTCGCTAAAAGCTCATCCAATGATTTGTCTTGAAGAGATGTATTTCCTTCAAGCGCTGCATTTAGTTTAGTCACATAAGTGTTATGGTGTTTCGTATGGTGGATGTTCATTGTCTCCTTATCGATTGTTGGTTCCAATGCATCGTAAGCATAAGGTAATTCTGGTAGTTCAAATTTAGCCATGATTAAACTCCTCCTTTTATAATATGTACAACTGATTAGTTCAAATGAACCTCTCTATTGTACAATACCAAACGGTTTTTTTTGTTGCAAATTTTTAGCATAATAAAATTTGCATCCGATACTACTAATACCCCGCACCATGGATTCTCAAACATACTAATATATATTATGCAAAATTTATAGCTGGCTTTTGGAGGAAGACACAAAAAAACAAGCAATTCGTATTGCTTGTTGAAAGTTCAAATGGTGGCTCGGGACGGAATCGAACCGCCGACACACGGATTTTCAGTCCGTTGCTCTACCGACTGAGCTACCGAGCCGCTATATAATATTTTTTGGTTGCGGGGGCAGGATTTGAACCTGCGACCTCCGGGTTATGAGCCCGACGAGCTACCAGACTGCTCTACCCCGCGGTAATGTGGATGAACCTTTATTTGGTTCCCATAATATTTTTTGTAAGACTGCTCCTCACGTTGCAAGTGACTTCGGTGATGCTTACGCTCGTCGCATGACCTACTCGGTCTTGCTCTACCCCGCGATAATGTGGGTGAACTTTTTACGCGGTTCCCGCTAACAGTAGAATGGCGGAGGAGGAGGGATTCGAACCCCCGCGGGCCGTGAAGCCCCTGTCGGTTTTCAAGACCGATCCCTTCAGCCAAACTTGGGTACTCCTCCGCGATTTTATGGTGGACCCTGCAGGACTCGAACCTGCGACCGATCGGTTATGAGCCGATAGCTCTAACCAGCTGAGCTAAGGGTCCAACATGGGGCGGTTGATGGGGATCGAACCCACGAATGCCGGAACCACAATC encodes the following:
- a CDS encoding superoxide dismutase → MAKFELPELPYAYDALEPTIDKETMNIHHTKHHNTYVTKLNAALEGNTSLQDKSLDELLANNLSAVPEDIRTAVRRNGGGHANHSLFWTVLSPNGGGEPTGEVATKINDTFGSFDEFKEKFEATAKGRFGSGWAWLVVNNGELEVIDTLNQDSPIMEGKTPILGLDVWEHAYYLNYQNRRPDYVAAFWNVVNWDEVAKRFEAAK
- a CDS encoding MFS transporter, yielding MMRMLKTWLNQENVSRDLLLLLLIGGLYSLGIFLSSTFVNIYLWKQSNSYSEIALYNLCIYIMQPLTFIVAGKWTKRIDRVIVLRAGVTVLSLFFLMVLIIGEHAASYNLFLGSLLGVGYGFYWLAFNVLTFEITEPDTRDFFNGFLGILQSFGGMTGPLFAGFVISRLDNFTGYTVIFGISFTLFIVAVMVSFGLSRRKAKGNFSFRRIMDERKNNDSWNRILQAHVSQGFREGTFLFAVSIWIFLLTKSEFSLGVFNLVYSGFSFLFFFLVGKWVRPRYRKKAIFFAGLALSLSVFLLIISDSLGLLLLYGAIAGIFFPFFYVPYVSLTYDVIGKSWNAGEMRIEYIVVREIFLDGGRVLSILTFLLAIMIIPPETGIPYILLIVGAGHLLVYFFIKDINLKKMKFVQE
- a CDS encoding peptidoglycan D,D-transpeptidase FtsI family protein, with protein sequence MGKKKKKSHVPFRLNIIFFVVFLLFATLILQLGVVQILTGEAAQEKVNRTENTTTTIPVPRGEMYDRFGRPIVVNEPLYSITYTPPKGVQSEDKLKLAKKLAKYMDMEFEDVLTTRDLKEYFFLENEEEIRKRVTEEEAKGLDNGEVYQLQLDSIKEEEVNSYDDQTKEIIAIKKELDKAYALAPHVIKNENISQKEYSTVAEHLSELPGINVTSDWEREYPFGNTFKNYVGDITSREQGVPRERLEYYMSLDYSRNDRVGVSGLEQQYEEVLRGVKEKVQYTTDSSNNIVDSKVVRQGSRGKDLVLTIDMELQRKVDQIVKEELISAVQQAPYENRYLENAIVVMSDPMTGEILAISGQHYNHDREAGEELVSDWSHMAVYNAYAPGSTVKGATVLTGFNEGVISPSTTVYDRPLKIKGTDEKSSYSTLGPVNYLSALKESSNVYMFFIAIWLGGAHYERNAPLDLQDDTFQTFLYNFQQFGLGVETGIDLPFEATGFKGDNPGPGNILDFAIGQYSTYTAMQLNQYVSTIANGGKRLKPRLVSEIHNPSRVGEGLGEIYKEYDPTVLNTLEMNEDNIGRVQRGFREVFLPGGTAYSHFRNVDYNAAGKSGTAETAKYIPINGGEDTKVVNTENLALVGYAPYNDPEVAFSVMVPYVGNEANTPINYKIGRRILDAYFEIKEQRAEEGIDKNLLSQEKE